Proteins co-encoded in one Bacillus infantis NRRL B-14911 genomic window:
- a CDS encoding DUF3055 domain-containing protein, whose amino-acid sequence MSERFFLYDDLEETKTRFVSFMGENQRFDLAIIQSSRYYGKQLVLDIQGSRFAIIGPDDLKEEGYLEFAFKLSEEDAEELRSFLYEMI is encoded by the coding sequence ATGTCCGAAAGATTTTTTTTATATGATGATTTAGAAGAAACGAAAACAAGATTCGTCAGTTTTATGGGTGAAAACCAGCGCTTCGACCTCGCCATTATCCAGTCGTCCCGCTATTATGGAAAGCAGCTTGTCCTTGATATCCAGGGCAGCCGGTTTGCCATCATCGGTCCCGATGACCTGAAAGAAGAAGGATACCTTGAATTTGCCTTTAAGCTGTCTGAAGAAGATGCGGAAGAGCTGCGGTCATTCTTATATGAAATGATTTAA
- a CDS encoding peptidylprolyl isomerase, translated as MMGFLTKKIGLGILVLILAAAGTAAFFLSKEPAVASVGSESIKKEELYSLLVKQYGDEALDALVTDKIIEMEAKKEKVTISNKEKEEELKNLKESYGGEEGFKAALEQSGVTEAGIAEDIEKYLKTEKLLEPRIDLKEDEIKAYFEENKDQFAQQEQVKASHILVEDEATAKEVKSKLDKGEEFADLAKEYSTDASNAESGGELGYFGKGEMEAAFEEAAFELKANEISGPVKTDYGYHIIKVEDKKEAKEAVYEDSKEAAKKALFDERMQTEYYNWLEEKKEEYKIEKNMNA; from the coding sequence ATGATGGGGTTTTTAACAAAGAAAATCGGATTAGGGATATTGGTGCTTATTTTGGCAGCTGCAGGTACTGCTGCCTTCTTTCTTTCAAAGGAGCCGGCTGTAGCAAGTGTGGGCAGCGAAAGTATAAAAAAAGAAGAGCTCTACAGCCTGCTGGTCAAGCAATATGGAGATGAGGCTCTGGACGCGCTTGTAACGGACAAGATCATTGAAATGGAGGCAAAGAAGGAAAAAGTAACAATAAGCAACAAGGAAAAAGAAGAAGAGCTGAAAAATCTGAAAGAATCATATGGCGGGGAGGAGGGCTTCAAAGCTGCACTTGAACAGAGTGGTGTTACAGAAGCCGGAATAGCAGAGGATATTGAAAAATACTTAAAAACAGAAAAGCTCCTCGAGCCGCGAATTGATTTAAAAGAAGATGAAATCAAAGCTTATTTTGAAGAAAATAAAGATCAGTTTGCCCAGCAGGAGCAGGTAAAGGCAAGCCATATCCTAGTTGAAGATGAAGCGACAGCAAAAGAAGTCAAATCCAAGCTGGACAAAGGAGAAGAATTTGCCGATCTGGCAAAAGAATACTCCACCGATGCTTCCAATGCCGAATCAGGCGGCGAGCTCGGCTATTTCGGAAAGGGAGAAATGGAAGCTGCGTTTGAGGAAGCTGCCTTTGAGTTGAAAGCTAATGAAATAAGCGGGCCAGTCAAAACCGATTACGGCTACCATATCATTAAAGTGGAAGATAAAAAGGAAGCAAAAGAAGCTGTGTACGAAGACAGCAAAGAAGCAGCGAAAAAGGCACTTTTTGACGAAAGGATGCAGACTGAGTACTATAACTGGCTTGAAGAGAAAAAGGAAGAATATAAAATCGAGAAAAATATGAATGCCTAA
- a CDS encoding M23 family metallopeptidase, with the protein MRILLTLLLLFSLYPARTDAAESTDLAEIYSKRMQLYKNTEAITNIPWYYLAAVDQYERSIRKARRDLPKAEGLTGIYFKPEEWAGLLNPDLEDDHPASIQFFGGMGVDGNGDGKASLKDDQDVIYAFAHFLLSYGVDHDNIKIGLWDYYKRDKTVGIIIGHAEIYKHFGRLDLDGHAFPVPFRSNHSYKNTWGDARGWGGRRIHEGTDIFADYGVPVRATSYGIIEMKGWNKYGGWRIGIRDINNNYHYFAHLSGFAKDLKAGQIVEPGMLIGGVGSSGYGPPGTSGKFPPHLHYGMYKDNGYTEWSYDPYPHLRLWERQDKIQSRKKK; encoded by the coding sequence ATGCGCATACTTTTGACCCTTCTGCTGCTGTTCTCCCTTTATCCGGCCAGGACAGATGCGGCTGAGAGCACGGATCTGGCGGAGATTTACAGCAAAAGAATGCAATTATACAAGAATACTGAGGCCATCACCAATATACCCTGGTATTATTTGGCGGCTGTCGACCAGTATGAGCGCAGCATCCGCAAGGCGCGCCGGGACCTCCCGAAAGCAGAGGGACTGACAGGAATTTATTTTAAGCCGGAAGAATGGGCCGGCCTGTTAAACCCTGATCTGGAGGACGATCATCCTGCTTCCATCCAATTTTTCGGAGGCATGGGAGTCGATGGCAATGGTGATGGCAAAGCTTCATTGAAGGATGACCAGGATGTCATTTATGCTTTTGCCCACTTTCTTCTTTCTTATGGAGTTGACCATGATAATATAAAAATTGGGTTATGGGATTATTATAAACGGGATAAAACCGTCGGGATCATCATAGGGCATGCTGAGATCTATAAACACTTCGGCCGGCTGGACCTTGACGGCCATGCCTTTCCCGTTCCTTTCAGAAGCAATCACAGCTACAAAAATACCTGGGGGGATGCAAGGGGCTGGGGAGGCAGAAGGATTCATGAAGGAACAGATATTTTTGCCGACTACGGCGTCCCCGTGAGGGCCACCAGCTACGGCATTATAGAAATGAAAGGCTGGAACAAGTATGGCGGCTGGAGAATCGGCATCCGGGATATCAATAATAACTATCATTATTTTGCCCATTTGAGCGGCTTTGCTAAGGATTTGAAAGCAGGGCAGATTGTTGAACCGGGCATGCTGATCGGGGGTGTAGGCAGCTCCGGCTATGGCCCGCCGGGAACATCCGGGAAGTTCCCGCCTCATCTTCACTACGGAATGTACAAAGACAATGGGTATACGGAATGGTCCTACGATCCTTATCCGCACCTAAGGCTGTGGGAGAGGCAGGATAAGATTCAGTCCCGGAAAAAGAAGTAA
- the lipA gene encoding lipoyl synthase, whose translation MSQKEEYIRKPEWLKIKLNTNENYNGLKKMMREKNLHTVCEEAKCPNIHECWAVRRTATFMILGGVCTRACRFCAVKTGLPNELDLQEPERVADSVALMNLKHAVVTAVARDDLKDGGAAVFAETVRAIRRKSPFTSIEVLPSDMGGVYENLKMLMDARPDILNHNIETVERLTPRVRARATYKRSLEFLKRAKEMQPDIPTKSSLMIGLGETKEEIIATMDDLRAHDVDIMTIGQYLQPTKKHIKVQKYYHPDEFQELKEIAMSKGFSHCEAGPLVRSSYHADEQVNAAAKQKQLMGEEQSVQQA comes from the coding sequence GTGAGCCAAAAAGAAGAATATATCCGCAAGCCTGAATGGCTGAAAATAAAATTAAATACGAATGAAAATTACAATGGCCTCAAAAAAATGATGAGGGAAAAAAACCTTCATACCGTCTGTGAGGAAGCAAAGTGTCCGAATATTCATGAATGCTGGGCAGTCAGAAGAACGGCAACTTTCATGATCCTGGGTGGCGTATGCACACGTGCATGCCGTTTTTGTGCGGTTAAAACAGGCCTTCCGAATGAGCTGGACTTACAGGAGCCGGAAAGAGTGGCAGACTCTGTTGCCCTGATGAACCTTAAGCATGCAGTTGTTACAGCTGTAGCAAGGGATGACCTTAAGGACGGAGGCGCAGCTGTATTTGCTGAAACCGTAAGGGCGATCCGCCGCAAGAGCCCATTCACAAGCATTGAGGTGCTGCCTTCAGATATGGGCGGTGTTTATGAAAACCTTAAAATGCTGATGGATGCCCGCCCTGATATCCTGAACCATAATATAGAAACGGTTGAAAGGCTGACTCCAAGAGTCCGTGCACGTGCTACATATAAGCGCTCATTGGAATTCCTGAAGCGCGCAAAAGAAATGCAGCCTGATATCCCTACAAAATCCAGCCTGATGATCGGCCTTGGCGAAACAAAAGAAGAAATCATCGCAACGATGGATGACCTTCGCGCCCATGATGTAGATATCATGACAATCGGCCAGTATCTGCAGCCTACCAAGAAGCACATAAAGGTCCAGAAATACTACCATCCGGATGAATTCCAGGAGCTGAAGGAAATTGCCATGAGCAAAGGTTTCAGCCATTGCGAGGCAGGCCCTCTGGTGCGCTCTTCCTACCATGCCGATGAGCAGGTCAACGCTGCAGCGAAGCAAAAGCAGCTGATGGGCGAGGAGCAAAGCGTCCAGCAGGCTTAA
- a CDS encoding EAL domain-containing protein — protein sequence MVHKSRQKLRNFFNWGKIVFPLSSIRYYPPQFILRDPIIQGVKRAFRKGSEVAVAVFTIKNLREISDQLGQTGYFAYISSIKREFCHTIQGELKEEEVILLHDHYSDGLTLFIEVGHERYCISEIEGIMKKILRESERNLLLSHPAVNPQIETGYMFIEKKHYSIEEAVLKAHQQALAMAEKRVQSDFNEMLYSMSKIVAKKEIRLLAQPILDVATKEVKAWEMLTRGPEGTPLENPLQLFSVARQTGMLYDLEMIVMEKILEQIETTGCQQDIFINFTPITLGNQLFVRDIKKLLARHKGISPRQMTIEVTERDSIEGMEYFIYNIKVLRTLGFRIAIDDTGAGYASLNSITEIMPDIIKIDRSVIQNIDKNTVKESMLKGLLLVAKETGSLVVAEGIESEEEAIVLFRNKVDLAQGYFYARPDLLQKGLLSS from the coding sequence ATGGTCCATAAAAGCAGACAAAAGCTCCGCAATTTTTTCAACTGGGGAAAGATTGTATTCCCGCTATCCAGCATCCGTTATTATCCTCCCCAGTTCATCCTTAGGGACCCGATCATCCAGGGTGTCAAACGGGCATTCCGTAAAGGATCTGAGGTAGCTGTCGCGGTCTTTACTATCAAGAATCTGAGAGAGATTTCAGACCAGCTTGGCCAAACCGGCTATTTTGCTTACATATCCAGCATTAAAAGGGAGTTCTGCCATACAATCCAGGGTGAATTGAAGGAAGAGGAGGTTATTCTCCTTCATGATCATTACAGCGACGGGCTTACTCTTTTCATTGAGGTAGGGCATGAACGCTATTGCATCTCGGAGATTGAGGGAATTATGAAGAAAATCCTCAGGGAATCAGAACGGAATCTCCTGCTGAGCCATCCGGCAGTCAATCCTCAGATTGAAACCGGATACATGTTTATTGAGAAAAAGCATTATTCTATAGAAGAAGCCGTACTGAAGGCCCATCAGCAGGCACTTGCCATGGCGGAAAAAAGGGTGCAGTCCGATTTCAATGAAATGCTGTACAGCATGAGCAAAATCGTCGCAAAGAAAGAGATCCGCCTTCTCGCCCAGCCTATTCTTGATGTGGCTACAAAGGAAGTGAAGGCATGGGAGATGCTGACCCGCGGTCCGGAGGGGACCCCGCTTGAAAATCCGCTTCAGCTCTTTTCAGTCGCAAGGCAGACAGGCATGCTTTATGACCTTGAAATGATCGTGATGGAAAAGATACTCGAACAGATTGAAACGACCGGCTGCCAGCAGGATATTTTCATTAACTTCACACCGATCACCCTGGGCAACCAGCTTTTTGTCAGGGACATTAAAAAACTGCTTGCCAGGCATAAAGGGATCAGCCCTCGCCAGATGACAATCGAGGTGACTGAAAGGGATTCAATTGAAGGAATGGAGTATTTTATTTACAATATAAAGGTACTCAGGACTTTAGGATTCCGGATTGCCATCGATGATACAGGAGCAGGATATGCCAGCTTGAACTCTATTACGGAAATCATGCCGGACATCATCAAGATCGACCGTTCCGTCATTCAGAATATCGACAAAAATACGGTAAAGGAATCCATGCTTAAAGGCCTGCTCCTGGTGGCAAAAGAAACCGGCTCCCTGGTGGTGGCAGAAGGTATTGAAAGCGAAGAGGAGGCGATTGTCCTCTTCCGCAATAAAGTGGACCTGGCACAGGGTTATTTTTATGCCCGGCCTGATCTGCTTCAAAAAGGCCTGTTGTCATCATAG
- a CDS encoding TIGR01457 family HAD-type hydrolase, which yields MKDYKGYLIDLDGTMYRGTELIQEAADFVKKLKERGIPYLFVTNNSSRTPQQVAAKLRDFDIPAEEEQVFTTSMATASFIAEEKKDASVYVIGEEGIRTAIEDEGLSFANEDADYVVVGIDRSINYEKLAIGCLAVRRGAKFISTNGDIALPTERGFLPGNGSITSVITVSTQTEPLFIGKPESIIMEQALKVIGTSKDETLMVGDNYDTDILAGMNAGMDTLLVHTGVTTKELLEGYEKKPTYVMDSLDQWKF from the coding sequence TTGAAGGATTATAAAGGCTATTTAATTGATTTGGATGGGACTATGTACCGTGGAACAGAATTGATCCAGGAAGCCGCTGATTTCGTCAAAAAGCTCAAAGAGAGAGGCATTCCTTATTTGTTCGTGACCAATAACTCTTCACGCACCCCCCAGCAGGTTGCTGCGAAGCTGAGGGATTTTGATATACCTGCTGAAGAAGAGCAGGTCTTTACGACAAGCATGGCAACAGCAAGCTTTATTGCGGAAGAAAAGAAGGATGCCTCTGTATATGTCATTGGGGAAGAAGGGATCCGCACGGCGATTGAAGATGAAGGCCTTTCATTTGCAAATGAAGATGCAGATTATGTTGTTGTGGGAATCGACCGTTCAATCAACTATGAAAAGCTTGCCATCGGCTGTCTGGCCGTGCGCAGGGGCGCAAAATTCATTTCCACAAATGGAGATATCGCGCTGCCGACTGAAAGGGGCTTTCTTCCGGGCAATGGATCCATCACCTCTGTAATCACTGTTTCAACTCAAACCGAACCGCTGTTCATCGGCAAGCCGGAGTCAATCATCATGGAGCAGGCATTAAAGGTAATCGGCACCAGCAAGGACGAGACATTGATGGTAGGCGACAACTATGATACCGACATTCTGGCAGGGATGAATGCGGGAATGGATACCCTTCTTGTCCATACCGGCGTGACAACAAAGGAACTGCTCGAAGGTTATGAAAAGAAGCCGACATATGTCATGGATTCGCTCGACCAATGGAAGTTTTAA
- a CDS encoding kinase, with the protein MDINHLKQAIEKGLQNDRFILGIDGLSRSGKTTLVNRLKQWLQAEGHPAVIFHLDDYIEDRNKRYNTGNEEWYEYYFLQWDAEYLKQELFSKVHTGTELTLRFYVEQNDSHFLKNTTIPRKCLIIIEGVFLQRPEWRNHLDYIVYLDCPRETRFKREKEATRQKVDKFENRYWKAEDHYLETVRPLEGADLVVSQPVQPV; encoded by the coding sequence ATGGATATCAACCACCTGAAGCAAGCAATCGAAAAAGGGCTCCAAAACGACCGGTTCATCCTCGGAATAGATGGACTCAGCCGCTCAGGAAAAACCACACTCGTCAATAGGCTCAAACAATGGCTGCAGGCAGAAGGACACCCCGCAGTCATCTTTCATCTCGATGATTATATAGAAGACCGGAATAAAAGATACAACACAGGAAACGAAGAATGGTACGAATACTACTTCCTTCAATGGGATGCAGAATACTTAAAGCAGGAGCTGTTTTCAAAAGTACATACCGGAACAGAACTTACCTTAAGGTTCTATGTCGAACAAAATGACAGCCATTTTCTTAAAAATACCACCATTCCCCGGAAATGCCTCATCATCATCGAAGGCGTCTTTCTGCAGCGTCCCGAATGGAGAAACCATCTTGATTATATCGTTTACCTGGACTGTCCGAGAGAGACAAGATTCAAACGCGAAAAAGAAGCCACCAGACAAAAAGTGGACAAGTTTGAAAACAGATACTGGAAGGCGGAAGATCATTACTTAGAAACTGTCCGGCCGCTGGAAGGGGCAGACTTGGTCGTCAGCCAGCCGGTGCAGCCTGTTTAA
- a CDS encoding YhcN/YlaJ family sporulation lipoprotein, which produces MKKSIIIIGICSLSALAACQNFSSKDEMYEESGNTINVNDQRPELYNQNYRRGNNMSESYGYVRHQRSPIPGDNSSNDHYAAINREQVADIIAKYCTDVPNVDDVSALVTDEEVLLVYDTDSKDRAETADQVKKMAMSVIPRWYHVYVSDNTNLRKNVENYATMDSDSRNMEYAINETIKEMLQSPQGRKMSSGENENGEAQGEMNDDTDHDDISEALDKTKAKKGSSPQMK; this is translated from the coding sequence TTGAAGAAGTCCATCATCATAATAGGTATTTGCAGCCTTTCAGCTCTTGCTGCCTGCCAGAACTTTTCCTCCAAGGATGAAATGTATGAGGAAAGCGGCAATACGATCAACGTGAATGATCAGCGTCCTGAATTGTACAACCAGAATTACAGGCGCGGCAATAATATGAGCGAAAGCTATGGTTATGTCCGCCACCAAAGAAGCCCGATCCCGGGAGACAACTCTTCCAATGACCATTATGCTGCCATCAACCGGGAGCAGGTTGCCGATATCATCGCCAAATATTGCACAGATGTCCCTAATGTCGATGATGTATCAGCTCTTGTAACGGATGAAGAGGTCCTGCTTGTATATGATACAGATTCAAAGGACCGTGCTGAAACAGCAGACCAGGTGAAAAAAATGGCCATGTCAGTCATACCGCGCTGGTACCATGTATACGTTTCCGACAACACCAACTTACGCAAAAATGTGGAAAATTATGCGACCATGGATTCAGACAGCCGCAACATGGAATATGCCATCAATGAAACGATTAAAGAAATGCTTCAGTCGCCGCAGGGCAGAAAAATGTCCTCAGGCGAAAATGAAAACGGTGAAGCACAGGGTGAAATGAATGACGATACTGATCATGACGATATTAGCGAAGCTTTGGACAAAACGAAAGCAAAAAAGGGCAGCAGCCCTCAAATGAAATAA
- a CDS encoding methionine/alanine import family NSS transporter small subunit has translation MSASAITMMIVGMLIIWGGLAASISFAVSKAKKS, from the coding sequence ATGTCTGCTAGTGCAATAACAATGATGATCGTTGGGATGCTTATCATTTGGGGAGGACTTGCTGCAAGCATTTCCTTTGCAGTTTCAAAAGCAAAAAAGTCATGA
- a CDS encoding S1C family serine protease — protein MMDSNDKYNQEETKSKLRKGKGILSVVAAGVIGSALTLYAAPYTDYIRDQFPQAAASQDVSGGQASSTADANKTGIIPEQTSAHTEGSLADIVEGASKAIVGIVKSENRANQFSNTSQTVESGSGSGVIFKKENGSAYILTNNHVVEGASKIDISLHDGQKTTAELVGADALTDLAVLRMDEKYADTLLGFGDSSKLRPGDQVLAIGNPLGLDLSRTVTQGIVSAVDRSISVDTSAGSWDMNVIQTDAAINPGNSGGALINTAGEVIGINSLKISESGVEGLGFAIPSNDLQPIVEEIMANGKVERPYAGVGLAGLQEVPQGYLQNLPQDVTKGAFIANIDPESAAAKAGLKTGDVIIAINDTEIGSPDDFRKYLYTKLKTGDKAELSLYRNGEKMNITMELGTKTITD, from the coding sequence ATGATGGATTCCAATGATAAATATAACCAGGAAGAAACTAAATCAAAGCTAAGGAAGGGCAAAGGCATACTGTCAGTTGTTGCAGCCGGGGTGATCGGTTCTGCGCTGACATTGTATGCCGCACCTTACACTGATTATATTAGGGACCAATTCCCTCAGGCAGCCGCAAGCCAGGATGTGTCAGGAGGACAGGCATCCAGCACCGCTGATGCCAATAAAACGGGCATCATTCCTGAGCAGACTAGTGCTCATACAGAAGGCTCTCTTGCTGATATAGTCGAAGGTGCATCAAAAGCGATTGTGGGAATCGTGAAATCGGAGAATCGAGCCAATCAATTTTCAAACACCAGCCAAACGGTGGAAAGCGGTTCAGGCTCAGGTGTGATATTTAAAAAAGAGAATGGAAGCGCCTATATCCTGACAAACAACCATGTTGTCGAGGGGGCCAGCAAGATTGATATTTCCCTTCATGACGGCCAGAAAACAACTGCAGAGCTAGTCGGAGCAGATGCACTGACAGATTTGGCAGTGTTGAGGATGGATGAAAAGTATGCCGATACTCTGCTGGGCTTTGGTGATTCATCCAAGCTGAGGCCTGGAGACCAGGTGCTCGCGATAGGAAACCCGCTCGGTCTTGACCTTTCAAGAACAGTCACACAGGGGATTGTCAGTGCGGTGGACCGCTCAATCTCTGTTGATACTTCTGCCGGCAGCTGGGATATGAATGTCATCCAGACAGATGCAGCAATCAATCCGGGGAACAGCGGCGGGGCATTGATAAATACTGCAGGGGAAGTAATCGGCATCAACAGTCTGAAAATTTCCGAAAGCGGGGTAGAAGGCCTTGGTTTTGCCATCCCTTCCAATGATCTTCAGCCGATCGTGGAGGAAATCATGGCAAATGGCAAGGTAGAGCGTCCTTATGCAGGGGTCGGTCTTGCCGGTCTTCAGGAAGTCCCTCAAGGGTATCTGCAAAACCTGCCGCAGGATGTCACCAAAGGAGCATTTATTGCCAATATTGATCCTGAATCTGCTGCAGCCAAGGCAGGCCTGAAAACGGGAGACGTGATTATTGCCATTAATGATACAGAGATTGGCAGTCCGGATGACTTTAGGAAGTATCTGTATACCAAGCTGAAAACAGGCGATAAAGCGGAGCTGTCACTTTACCGAAATGGTGAAAAAATGAATATCACTATGGAATTGGGGACAAAAACAATTACAGATTAA
- the hepT gene encoding type VII toxin-antitoxin system HepT family RNase toxin — protein MYFVDREKIEEILVFFEKQTALFEGKDNWDSEIERAALERVSHLLIEAILDVGNSIIDGFIMRDPGSYEDIVDILEDEKVISSDMAGSYKAIIQYRKELVQNYTSISHTELQKAFTDHLDDIKRFAPAVRSYILNELGPVSAFKN, from the coding sequence ATGTATTTTGTGGACAGGGAAAAGATTGAAGAGATACTCGTATTTTTTGAAAAGCAAACTGCCCTTTTCGAGGGAAAGGACAATTGGGACAGTGAGATTGAAAGGGCAGCACTGGAACGGGTTTCCCATCTGCTGATCGAAGCGATCCTTGATGTCGGCAACAGCATAATAGACGGCTTTATTATGAGGGACCCGGGCAGCTATGAAGATATCGTGGATATCCTTGAAGATGAAAAAGTGATCTCAAGTGATATGGCAGGCAGCTATAAAGCGATCATCCAATACCGCAAGGAACTGGTCCAAAACTATACAAGCATCAGCCACACGGAGCTGCAGAAAGCTTTTACTGATCATCTGGATGATATTAAAAGATTCGCACCCGCTGTAAGGTCATATATCCTCAATGAACTTGGACCGGTATCGGCATTCAAGAACTGA
- a CDS encoding YutD family protein: protein MVCINNICYELIEERTDGFNEEAFRGRYSEILTKYDYIVGDWGYGQLRLRGFFDDQNQKATFDTKISTLTEYLYEYCNFGCPYFVVKKIKA, encoded by the coding sequence ATGGTTTGCATCAATAATATCTGTTATGAGCTGATTGAAGAGAGAACAGATGGGTTTAATGAAGAGGCCTTCCGAGGAAGGTACAGCGAGATCCTGACAAAGTATGATTATATTGTGGGGGACTGGGGCTATGGGCAGCTGAGGCTCAGGGGCTTTTTTGACGACCAGAACCAGAAAGCCACTTTTGATACGAAGATAAGCACGCTGACTGAATATCTTTATGAGTATTGCAATTTTGGGTGCCCATACTTTGTTGTAAAAAAGATAAAAGCCTGA
- the yutH gene encoding spore coat putative kinase YutH, giving the protein MLRQMLKQHFGIQAEEELRIGLHEAFKKDNQLYIPMEVGLEEEDLAELSLIASHLQQTGDKTVSTFLQTTEGKHSSVWEQKSYCVLKCPNAQPRKGYQSGRKLAKFHYRGRLISSPITRTSRIGQWKQLWEKRLDQMEKVWNSMLFQQPEHELDRMFLETFPYYMGLAENSIQYLADAELDDEPGPADSGTVCHERFVSSTWGSDDYLIKSPFDWVFDHASRDLAEWSRERYFRNIKTYQPGLSQYLKEYQTVEPLTSFSWRLLYARLLFPLHYFECIENYYGNPTEHQRHLSEEQLGRFLQHTGDHEEFLGKFFEMAEVPAAKMKLPPVDWLKR; this is encoded by the coding sequence ATGCTCAGGCAAATGCTTAAGCAACATTTTGGCATACAGGCGGAGGAAGAATTGAGAATCGGGCTGCATGAAGCGTTCAAAAAGGATAACCAGCTTTATATACCGATGGAGGTTGGCCTGGAGGAAGAGGATCTGGCGGAGCTTAGCCTGATTGCCAGCCATCTGCAGCAAACCGGCGATAAGACTGTAAGCACTTTCCTGCAGACAACTGAAGGTAAACACTCAAGCGTGTGGGAGCAAAAGAGCTATTGTGTATTGAAGTGCCCGAATGCCCAGCCGCGCAAAGGCTATCAGTCTGGCAGGAAGCTTGCCAAGTTCCATTATCGCGGCAGGCTTATTTCCTCACCGATCACCCGGACAAGCAGGATCGGGCAGTGGAAGCAGCTCTGGGAAAAGAGGCTGGATCAGATGGAGAAGGTTTGGAATAGCATGCTTTTTCAGCAGCCGGAGCATGAACTGGACCGGATGTTTCTGGAAACATTCCCCTACTATATGGGCCTGGCCGAGAACTCCATCCAATATCTGGCTGATGCAGAGCTGGATGATGAGCCAGGGCCTGCGGACAGCGGGACTGTCTGCCATGAGCGTTTTGTTTCCTCCACATGGGGAAGTGATGATTATCTGATCAAAAGCCCGTTTGACTGGGTCTTTGATCATGCAAGCCGCGATCTGGCAGAATGGTCCAGGGAAAGGTACTTCCGGAACATCAAAACTTATCAGCCAGGGCTATCACAGTATCTGAAGGAGTACCAGACAGTTGAGCCGCTGACCTCTTTTTCGTGGCGGCTGCTGTATGCACGCCTTCTGTTCCCGCTTCACTATTTTGAGTGCATTGAGAATTATTATGGGAATCCGACAGAGCATCAAAGGCATCTTTCAGAAGAGCAGCTGGGCCGTTTCCTGCAGCATACAGGCGACCATGAAGAGTTTCTGGGAAAGTTTTTTGAGATGGCAGAAGTCCCTGCTGCCAAAATGAAACTCCCTCCTGTAGACTGGCTGAAACGATAG
- a CDS encoding phosphatidylglycerophosphatase A family protein: MSEEQKEVVDLTEQTARRWLLERGVTVQDIADLVFFLQEKYHPNLEMKDCLHNVERVLSKREVQNAILTGIQLDMLGEKGMLDQPLQKIIETDESLYGVDEVLAFSIVNVYGSIGFTNYGYIDKLKPGILKDLNDKSSGKCHTFLDDIVGAIAAAASSRLAHGAAKVE; this comes from the coding sequence ATGTCTGAAGAACAAAAAGAAGTTGTTGACCTGACAGAACAGACAGCCCGCAGATGGCTGCTTGAAAGAGGGGTAACCGTACAGGATATCGCAGATTTAGTTTTCTTTCTTCAGGAAAAGTACCACCCTAATCTTGAAATGAAGGACTGCCTTCACAACGTTGAGCGCGTCCTGTCCAAAAGGGAAGTCCAAAACGCCATCCTGACCGGGATCCAGCTTGATATGCTCGGTGAAAAAGGAATGCTTGACCAGCCTCTCCAAAAAATCATAGAAACCGATGAAAGTCTCTATGGCGTCGACGAAGTACTCGCTTTCTCCATCGTCAATGTCTATGGCAGCATCGGTTTTACAAACTACGGATATATCGATAAACTGAAGCCCGGCATCCTAAAAGACCTAAACGATAAATCCTCCGGCAAATGCCACACCTTCCTGGACGACATCGTAGGCGCCATCGCAGCAGCCGCCTCAAGCCGCCTGGCCCATGGCGCTGCTAAAGTCGAATAG